In Camelina sativa cultivar DH55 chromosome 13, Cs, whole genome shotgun sequence, the genomic window GCAGCTTAGTTGCGATTGGTCTCGTGAATAACGACAGAAGAAGACAAGACGCGAATGCAGCGATTCTTGAAGCTGATGACGATGAAGAGCTTCTTGAGAAAGTGAAGCAAGATCGGAAGAAGAGGATTGAGAGACAAGCTGTTCTTAATTCTGCTGTAAAGGAGAAAGGTACTTCTTTCAATTTTCCCCTAATTTTTTATTCCATTGAAATGACCAAAGATTACATCTTTAGCTTTCATAGTTTAACTTGGCTTGTTTCAATGCCATTTACATTGAACCCTAGtctggttttgtttcatttatcttCCTTCAATTCCTCCACATGATGTACTCAGAACAAATTGATGGAAAAGTTTTCCCCTTTTGAGGACATAATTGTTTTCTCTTTGTGTTATGGTCTTCTTCATAGTTAATTAGTTTGTTCCAATGCCATTTACATTTTGCCCTGATCTGGTTCAGTTTCGTTTATCTTCCTCTAATGCCATATGAAGTAATGGAAAAGTTTTACTCTTTGGAGGACATATGTGTATTTCTCTCCTTGTGTtaggttttgtttcatttattctTCCTTCAATGCCTCATGGAGTAATCAGGACAAATTGATTGAAAAGTTCACTCATTTAGGGACAGATGCGTTTTCACTTTTGTGTTATGGTTGTCATAGTTAATTGGCTTTGTTCCAGTGCCATCTACATTGAGCCTTAGTCTGGTTTTGTTGAACTTATCTTCCTCCAATGCCACATGAAGTACTCAGAACAAATTAATGGAAAAGTTTTTACTACTTTGAGGAcgcatttgtttttctcttagTGTTATTCGTAAGTAACTGGGCTGTTCCAATGCTacttaacattaaaatttaatctGATTTTGCTTCATTTATCTTCCTCCAATCCAACATGAAGTAATCAGAACATATTTGATGAAAaagttttactctttttctGACAAATATGTCTTCTTTGTGTTATGGTCATCTTGGTTCTCAACCTAAAAGCATACAGTTCTTTGTGTTATGATCATCTTGATTCTCTTTGTGTTATGGTCAGCTTGGTTCTCAACCTAAAAGCATACAGTTTACAGGGTATTTGCAGGATCTTGTTTACAAGTTAAGTAAAGTAGGACAAGCCATTGAGAACAATGATCTGCCAGCTGCAGGTTTGGTTTTGGGGAAAGGCATCGATACCGAATGGGTCAAAACCGTTGATTTGGCTTTCACAAAGGTCTTTGCTGTGCTTCTTTACATAAGGTAGACTTTGTTTAATAAgcttttgttactttttgttgAAGCGTCCTTCTTTGTGTTCGTGTGACAGTTGAGTACAAGTCCAGAAGAGAATACAGAAGTGGAAGCATTTAATTCATCATTAGCTTCTCTTATTACAtcaggtcttcttcttcttcttcttaacttctTTATTCACAAGAATCAAAATGTCATTACAGCATTCTTCAAACTTggttttggattctttttttcaCAGTGAACAAGAACGATATAGAGTCATCGAAGCTCGCTTTCGTGTCATCGGCTGGCGCATTTGAGAAATGGACGACTTTGACAGGTGTTTTGGAACAGCTTAAGGGACTGTGATAGGCTACAAATTGTTTACATGTTGTTGTTTTTCGTATTTTGGGAcagattgtcaaaaaaaaagaggatttgTTTCTTACTTATCTTGCATCGGTATCAAATCAACAAAGTTATTATCGTCCTATTGAATACCACAAAGTAAGATTGACCATTGTCAATAGAAGTGCACATTAAAAGGAACCAGGGCAAAACCTGCAGCAGGAGAAGAAAGAGGGTCCAGGTCAAATTGATAATGAAGCGAAGGTAAGAAGCCAtagtaaaagttttaatcttGATCTGATAATTCAAGGATAATTTTATTTGGAgtgaacctctcttattcaccactttttaattaaccaatcaaaatataataatatgttatatcatatcatattaaaaaaaaaatcaaaaacacaaaacaaattaaggaaacaaattctatagatttttattaataattaaataaattaaacaaacaaaaataatcaatattatctaaacaaaacaattttaaaatcattcattttaacattatttataattttttgattataacatctaaagtctaaactctaaccactcttttataaaatcaaaccgacatatatatctaaaccctaaccacaatgattttacaattaaaaaaaataatgtgagAGCAGTTTCTGTGCCGACCATGGCAGCTGGCGATCATGGCAGTAGGCGCATTCTCATCGTCGAACAGATAGCGGAGGAATGCTGGTGCAAATAATTCCCATCAAACTACTTCTTCTCTTAACAAATAGAAAATGGTCAAAAGCAATCTCACTTTTGCCTTTTCCATTCTCTTAATGGTACCAAGAACCTCACATTTAACGGCCATGCCGCGGACAATGAAAAATTTCTCCAAGTCTCCTCCCAAAACTTTTGCAACATGTATGTTATTGATGTTGGCAGCCACCTTTTGATACAGATCAAATGATAAACCCATTTGTGTTTTAGTAATCTTATGTCTACCCATCGATAGGATTACATGCAGCTTCTATGATCATGTTGTCTTGTTTATTGGAAGTGTTTGGGTCTTTAGTTCTATATGTCAAGAAAGGATTTCGTTCAGCCCCGCAGTAATAGCAGAGTGATCTTTTTAGTTTAACTATTCATGCAAGTTAATTGGGTAGTTATGATTGCTAAAATGGTAGAAAAACATTATTAATCCACCTAGCTACTCATGAGgtttgataaaattaaataaatggtAGATGTAGTGAATGATTTTTATGATAATGACCGAACTAAAAAAGTATTGGATATATTGTAggatatgcaaaaaaaaaaatcaaaaaatttcaaaaaatcatattttgtcCGCTTATACCTACATTTTTtcactttgtattttttttgtttaataaataattttttttttgttgttgtaattttatttgtatttatgtaCAATGGCTTAAATTAtcttgtatattattatttcattgtGAAAGGAAATTTATGTTTATACAAATGCTTCTGTTTATCACTTTCCCATCAATTATACAGGTTCTTTTTACCCATTTAAAAGCTTATCAGATTCCCATGGGCTTCTTGTGTATTAATACAACTGTATCGACCATCGAGTTGAGAATCGACCATATATGCGTTCTAAcgagaaaaaaatatgattattcGAGTAGATTTTCtgaactatattttaaaattcttgtcATATTTAATTGAAATTTGTATGGATTTGAGATCTGTTAATATCATTAACTTGATAACTCTTCCTAAATTGGTTCCCTTGTCACAATTATAAACCAAAAGTATACATCACAAACGTATATATGCCAAACATATAAAGCTCTTGCAGTCATTTGGGCATTATATTACGCACTTTGTTTGATCTTTTCTCTGAATACATTGAATGCTTTATTACAACTTTATCTCCTAAccaatgtaaaaacaaaaaatccaacGTTAATCAATCCAATTCAGCTTTGAAAAAATCCGCTAAGAAGACTAGTCAATATTGGTAGCGACGGCATTGTAGAAGCGTTAATCTTACTGAGAGCGCACAAATGCTTCTGTATAAATACCATCGCTACTTGTGTCTTATTTCATCACATTCTCACCTTCAACATCAAACATCACATCTCTTACTCCTTTGCCAGAGAGTTTCCTAGTAACCAAATCATATGGCCGGTATCAAAGTTTTCGGACACGCTGCTACCATTTCCACCAGGAGAGTCCTCATCGCCCTTCACGAGAAGAACCTCGACTTTGAGCTCGTTCATGTTGAGATCAAAGACGGTGAGCACAAGAAGGAGCCTTTCCTCTCCCGCAACGTAAGTAGATTTTATCTATGTGtctgttgtaacttgtaagacaAGGCAAACTGTTTTTGATGTTTCTGGCCTGAATCttgaatgttttcttcttcagcctTTTGGTCTAGTTCCAGCCTTTGAAGATGGAGACCTCAAGCTCTTTGGTACGAACTAAGTTTTCCATGCATCATCTTCAATCTCAAATAAATCTGATTCACTAATATGAATTGGATATTTATTGTGCAGAATCAAGAGCGATTACTCAGTACATAGCTCACAAATACGAAAACCAAGGAACCAACCTTCTCCCAGCTGACTCCAAGAACGTATCTCAGTACGCGATCATGGCCAATGGAATGCAAGTGGAAGCTCACCAGTTCGACCCAGTGGCTACAAAGCTTGCGTGGGAACAAGTATTCAAGCTCATCTATGGCTTGACTACAGACCAAGCCGTTGTTGCGGAAGAGGAGGCTAAGTTAGACAAGGTCCTCGATGCCTACGAGGCTAGGCTCAAGGAGTTCAAGTATATGGCTNNNNNNNNNNNNNNNNNNNNNNNNNNNNNNNNNNNNNNNNNNNNNNNNNNNNNNNNNNNNNNNNNNNNTTGTGCAGAATCAAGAGCGATTACTCAGTACATAGCTCACAAATACGAAAACCAAGGAACCAACCTTCTCCCAGCTGACTCCAAGAACGTATCTCAGTACGCGATCATGGCCAATGGAATGCAAGTGGAAGCTCACCAGTTCGACCCAGTGGCTACAAAGCTTGCGTGGGAACAAGTAATCAAGCTCATCTATGGCTTGACTACAGACCAAGCCGTTGTTGCGGAAGAGGAGGCTAAGTTAGACAAGGTCCTTGATGCCTACGAGGCTAGGCTCAAGGAGTTCAAGTATATGGCTGGTGACACTTTCACTTTGACCGATCTTCACCACATTCCCGTGATTCAATACCTGCTCGAAACTCCCACCAAGAAGCTCTTCACCAAGCGTCCACGTGTCAACGAGTGGGTGACTGAGATCACCAAGAGGCCAGCTTCCCAGAAGGTCCTTCAGTGAAGTAATTTCTAAAAGGAAAAACAACGGCTTTGCTTCAGTCACAAATAGTAATGCTAAGAGTTAATAAGCGGCGGCCTCATCGCCCAATTTCTCAGTACTCTGTTTCGTTCTTTGTGTTgtatcctctgtttttgttttagttatgtGAGTGTGTTGTATGTCCTTGAGAGATCTTTGTCTAATCTACAAGCgcttttaaattaaatcaatctgtTTAACTAATGCAAAGATAGCAATGTCACTTAAATATAGAGTTACCTAGTAATGAGCTTGTATACAAGGGACTTTAGTATTGTGGAAATCTTACTTACGAACGTTTCTCCTGGGCATTCTTATCCTTAAAGTTTCCTTGCTTTGTCAGGTCcgaaaatgacaaaattaaagTAGTCATTATCTTTCAAATTAATTAGACGgcacaaaacaaaacaccatCAGGTTTCTGGACCTATTCACCTCTCAATAAGTTACAGAAACGTTTTTTTCGGCAGTTAAAAAAACGATTAGAGCAGCAAGTTTTGTCTTTTTCACCATTAATCACGGATCTTGACCACCTAAAAATCGAGCTAATGCTTCCAATGATTTGCAGATAATTGCAGACTCTGGTTATCCTTTAAAGTAGTTTAAGGCTTTTGCTACACTAATTAGAACACATATTTCATAAAGATCACTTTTGCTACATCAGTTACAAGAAATGTCCTTTATTCAGAGTTCGTCTGTTAGGAGTGTGGCAGAAGAATCCTTAACAGATTTCTGTACTACTGTGAAACTAAAACACATACCAATGCCTGTACTACTGAGAAACTAAAACACATACCAATGCCTTCAACGGGCCAAGGAAGAACATTCTGGTTCTAGTACA contains:
- the LOC104737511 gene encoding thylakoid lumenal 16.5 kDa protein, chloroplastic, coding for MAKSLLCSSTLNPFFSTTLSSSASSKKTQIVYSGNSKNQTSSLLWNRRELSLGFMSSLVAIGLVNNDRRRQDANAAILEADDDEELLEKVKQDRKKRIERQAVLNSAVKEKGYLQDLVYKLSKVGQAIENNDLPAAGLVLGKGIDTEWVKTVDLAFTKLSTSPEENTEVEAFNSSLASLITSVNKNDIESSKLAFVSSAGAFEKWTTLTGVLEQLKGL
- the LOC104737512 gene encoding glutathione S-transferase F3, with product MAGIKVFGHAATISTRRVLIALHEKNLDFELVHVEIKDGEHKKEPFLSRNPFGLVPAFEDGDLKLFESRAITQYIAHKYENQGTNLLPADSKNVSQYAIMANGMQVEAHQFDPVATKLAWEQVIKLIYGLTTDQAVVAEEEAKLDKVLDAYEARLKEFKYMAGDTFTLTDLHHIPVIQYLLETPTKKLFTKRPRVNEWVTEITKRPASQKVLQ